In Microcoleus sp. FACHB-831, one genomic interval encodes:
- a CDS encoding peptidoglycan-binding domain-containing protein, which translates to MWSRFGKTTIAVVTLGLTASVVSYQVALAVRNRDYTPSEFRGFLRGFGYNVTPGDTLTDASSKQAVRQFQQGYKLPTDGTANAQTQNLAADLTKNLQGSLNVVVKPNPRLPRNQFYGPRTESAVRQFQKQYNLQETGVATLPVRQRLDVEAKRALGINTNAAPSTSTPPAQQRLNTPTPDTSPSPEPSPEMTPEATPSPSPEMSPSPSPTTSPNP; encoded by the coding sequence ATGTGGTCTAGATTTGGAAAAACGACAATCGCTGTTGTTACGTTGGGTTTAACAGCAAGCGTAGTTAGCTACCAAGTTGCTTTAGCCGTGCGCAACCGGGATTACACCCCAAGCGAGTTTCGCGGCTTCTTACGCGGCTTTGGGTATAACGTCACCCCCGGAGATACTCTCACGGATGCTTCATCTAAACAGGCTGTCCGCCAGTTTCAGCAGGGCTACAAACTACCAACTGATGGCACAGCTAATGCCCAAACCCAAAATTTAGCAGCAGATTTGACAAAAAATCTTCAGGGCAGCTTGAACGTCGTGGTTAAGCCGAATCCTCGCTTACCCCGCAACCAGTTTTATGGCCCGCGAACTGAATCAGCCGTCAGGCAGTTCCAGAAGCAATACAACCTGCAAGAAACGGGCGTTGCCACCTTGCCAGTCCGTCAGAGACTGGATGTAGAGGCAAAAAGAGCGTTGGGAATTAATACGAACGCGGCTCCCTCAACTTCAACCCCACCAGCTCAACAGCGTCTTAATACTCCTACACCAGACACCAGCCCATCGCCGGAGCCAAGTCCAGAGATGACACCCGAAGCAACTCCAAGTCCATCGCCTGAAATGAGTCCCAGCCCATCACCTACAACAAGTCCCAACCCATAG
- a CDS encoding malic enzyme-like NAD(P)-binding protein, whose amino-acid sequence MVELTPNSSFSLTIRLQVPNRAGMLANVTQAIAALGGNLGQISLIEQTRQISLRDITVDAASSEHAEKIVQVVRSLPDVNIINVYDRTFNLHRSGKIAITSKIPLKNQADLAMAYTPGVGRICRAIAEDPEQVYSLTIKQNTVAIVTDGSAVLGLGNLGAAASLPVMEGKAMLFKEFAGIDAFPICLDTQDTEAIIQTVKNIAPVFGGVNLEDIAAPRCFEIEARLRKELDIPVFHDDQHGTAIVSLAALINSLKLVKKSMEDIRIVINGAGAAGVAIARLLRKAGAKHISMCDSKGILAISRSDLNEEKREFAVEASGNLADAMQGADVFLGVSAPGVVTPEMVRSMAKAPIVMAMANPIPEIQPELVTEYVAVMATGRSDYPNQINNVLAFPGVFRGALDCRASTITTTMYLEAANAIASLIKPSDLHREYIVPSVFDPRVVTAVAGAVQAAARQEGIAQR is encoded by the coding sequence ATGGTAGAACTTACACCCAACTCTAGCTTCAGTTTAACGATTCGCTTGCAAGTCCCCAACCGCGCCGGGATGTTGGCAAACGTCACGCAGGCGATCGCTGCCCTTGGTGGCAATCTCGGTCAAATCAGCCTGATCGAGCAAACTCGTCAAATTTCCCTCCGCGACATCACTGTAGACGCTGCCAGTAGCGAACACGCCGAGAAAATTGTCCAAGTGGTCAGGTCGCTACCAGATGTCAATATTATCAATGTCTACGATCGCACTTTCAACCTGCACCGCAGCGGCAAAATTGCCATTACAAGTAAAATTCCCCTGAAAAATCAGGCGGATTTGGCAATGGCCTATACCCCCGGCGTTGGTCGCATCTGTAGGGCGATCGCTGAAGATCCAGAACAAGTCTACAGCCTTACCATCAAACAAAACACCGTCGCCATTGTCACAGATGGCAGCGCCGTCCTGGGACTGGGCAACTTGGGTGCAGCCGCCTCGCTGCCAGTTATGGAAGGCAAAGCTATGTTATTCAAAGAATTTGCCGGGATTGACGCCTTCCCCATTTGTCTGGACACCCAAGACACAGAAGCAATTATCCAGACAGTGAAGAACATCGCCCCAGTCTTTGGCGGCGTCAACCTGGAAGATATAGCAGCCCCCCGCTGTTTCGAGATAGAAGCGCGGCTGCGAAAAGAATTAGATATCCCAGTCTTTCACGACGACCAACACGGCACAGCCATAGTCAGCCTAGCGGCTTTGATCAACTCGCTCAAGTTGGTGAAAAAATCAATGGAGGATATCCGCATTGTAATTAACGGTGCGGGTGCAGCCGGAGTAGCGATCGCTCGCCTGTTGCGTAAAGCTGGCGCAAAACACATCTCTATGTGCGACTCTAAAGGCATTCTCGCCATCAGTCGCTCTGACTTAAACGAAGAAAAGCGCGAATTTGCTGTAGAAGCCAGCGGCAACTTAGCAGACGCTATGCAGGGAGCAGATGTATTTTTAGGCGTTAGCGCACCTGGAGTCGTCACGCCGGAAATGGTGCGTTCTATGGCAAAAGCTCCGATTGTGATGGCTATGGCTAATCCCATTCCTGAAATTCAGCCGGAGTTAGTCACAGAATATGTTGCTGTTATGGCAACCGGACGCAGCGACTACCCTAATCAAATCAACAACGTTCTCGCCTTCCCTGGTGTATTTCGCGGTGCTTTGGACTGTCGAGCCTCTACGATTACTACCACAATGTATTTAGAAGCCGCAAACGCGATCGCTTCCCTGATCAAACCCTCCGATTTGCACCGCGAGTATATCGTCCCATCTGTATTCGATCCCCGCGTAGTGACAGCAGTCGCCGGAGCCGTACAAGCCGCCGCCCGTCAAGAAGGCATCGCCCAACGCTAA
- a CDS encoding ChuX/HutX family heme-like substrate-binding protein, translated as MATLKEFLEACENLGTLRLIVTSSAAVLEVRGRVTKLFYAELPKGKYANMHADVFEFHLNMDAISRVKFETGEAKRGNFTTYAIRFLDEKEEPALSAFLQWGKPGEYEPGQVEAWEALREKYGEVWEPETVEL; from the coding sequence ATGGCTACTTTAAAAGAATTTTTGGAAGCTTGCGAGAACCTGGGAACGCTGCGTCTAATTGTGACAAGCAGTGCAGCAGTTCTAGAAGTGCGCGGAAGAGTAACAAAGCTGTTTTATGCAGAGTTGCCCAAGGGCAAGTACGCTAATATGCACGCAGACGTTTTTGAATTTCACCTAAATATGGATGCAATTTCGCGGGTGAAGTTTGAAACGGGTGAAGCGAAACGAGGCAATTTCACCACATATGCGATTCGCTTTCTGGATGAGAAAGAGGAACCAGCATTAAGTGCATTTTTGCAGTGGGGTAAGCCTGGTGAATACGAACCGGGTCAAGTGGAAGCTTGGGAGGCGCTAAGAGAAAAATACGGTGAAGTTTGGGAACCAGAAACAGTTGAATTATGA
- a CDS encoding DUF6816 family protein encodes MVIVRAILSLCLALLLLAGEAQAGQLANRLTQFSAWEGKPPVQVAEGDLIYPDWMEGTWNVTSTLVDLVAPLAPEVVTPGFESNRRHLNQPVSFQVRFEAASPNNSHYSIWHFQPTIQNEKSKSAGKVVADRVFNGLNIARAYLGDRAIKSVKVDPNSPNRQITSLTSARQLVSVITGRASETPAPDNFVATEVAQQVFRQPPQIYFNTVETTTDYQRLDSSIEADQVTAVYLSPQEPDYFKAVERPVALYRYKLELVPAQ; translated from the coding sequence ATGGTTATTGTGAGAGCAATTTTAAGTTTGTGTTTGGCGTTGCTGCTGTTGGCTGGTGAGGCGCAAGCGGGGCAACTGGCTAACCGTTTGACGCAGTTTTCCGCTTGGGAAGGTAAGCCGCCAGTGCAGGTGGCTGAGGGGGATTTAATTTATCCAGACTGGATGGAAGGCACTTGGAATGTTACTAGCACGTTGGTTGATTTGGTTGCGCCGCTAGCACCAGAAGTGGTGACGCCTGGGTTTGAAAGCAATAGACGACATCTAAATCAGCCTGTTAGCTTCCAGGTAAGATTTGAAGCAGCTAGCCCAAATAATTCTCACTACTCAATTTGGCATTTTCAACCCACAATACAAAATGAAAAATCTAAAAGTGCTGGAAAAGTAGTGGCAGATCGGGTGTTTAATGGGTTGAATATAGCGAGGGCATATTTAGGCGATCGCGCTATTAAATCTGTCAAAGTAGATCCTAATTCTCCTAATCGGCAGATTACCTCATTAACAAGCGCTCGCCAGTTAGTTTCTGTCATTACTGGTAGGGCAAGTGAGACACCAGCCCCAGATAATTTTGTTGCCACAGAAGTCGCACAACAAGTTTTTCGCCAGCCGCCTCAAATTTATTTCAATACAGTAGAAACGACAACAGATTATCAACGGCTTGATTCTTCTATTGAGGCCGATCAAGTGACAGCAGTTTATTTATCGCCTCAAGAGCCTGATTATTTTAAAGCTGTTGAGCGACCAGTCGCACTCTATCGCTATAAATTGGAATTAGTTCCAGCGCAATAG
- a CDS encoding SRPBCC domain-containing protein, giving the protein MASLYAEIEINASKQRVWQVLFQKEHWKHWNTFLYDRDPSAPFKQGQEVVLSLRRLPGEEETEFQPLVTLVQPGVCLSWVAAISGYRNEYVFELQEIGVNRTKYIHKDNYSGLLSRVFLPWIRQDEQQGIRRMARELKRYVEFHA; this is encoded by the coding sequence ATGGCGAGTTTGTATGCAGAAATTGAAATAAATGCTTCTAAACAAAGGGTTTGGCAGGTTTTGTTCCAAAAAGAACACTGGAAGCACTGGAATACATTTTTATATGACCGAGATCCCTCTGCGCCTTTTAAGCAGGGGCAAGAAGTTGTACTTTCTCTAAGGCGTCTTCCTGGTGAGGAGGAGACAGAATTTCAGCCTTTGGTAACTTTGGTACAGCCTGGGGTGTGTCTTAGTTGGGTTGCGGCTATTTCTGGATATCGCAATGAGTATGTATTTGAGCTGCAAGAAATTGGCGTTAATCGGACTAAGTATATTCACAAGGACAATTATTCAGGATTACTCAGCCGCGTTTTCCTCCCTTGGATTCGGCAAGATGAGCAGCAGGGAATAAGGCGAATGGCGCGTGAGTTGAAGCGCTATGTTGAATTTCATGCTTGA